One segment of Paraburkholderia bonniea DNA contains the following:
- a CDS encoding DUF6088 family protein produces MSELKSHITDAMGAADSAHVWVPTDFAHLGNRDAIDKILQRMVQAGALRRIARGLYDRPRLNPLTQRLTTPDYRAVTEAIARRDHLRLLVDGMTAANDLGLSDAVPARVVIHTDTRRRAVQLDKLTIEFKQTAPSRLYWAGRPAMRVVQALHWLKDTLASERFSTLGKLASLLADPVHGVALCQDLREGFHMLPAWMQSLLREIPGCDLQAALSTAGQAVAAVTSLQEVR; encoded by the coding sequence ATGTCTGAACTCAAGTCTCATATTACTGACGCGATGGGCGCGGCTGACTCCGCCCACGTCTGGGTGCCAACTGACTTTGCCCACTTGGGCAACCGTGATGCCATCGACAAAATCCTGCAGCGCATGGTGCAGGCGGGAGCATTGCGGCGCATCGCCAGAGGGCTATATGACAGGCCCCGGCTCAACCCGTTGACCCAGCGCCTCACGACGCCGGATTATCGTGCGGTGACGGAAGCCATCGCGCGCCGGGATCACCTGCGCCTGCTAGTCGATGGCATGACTGCGGCGAATGATCTTGGTTTGAGCGATGCCGTCCCTGCTCGTGTTGTTATTCATACCGACACCCGCCGTCGTGCCGTCCAACTGGACAAGCTCACCATCGAGTTCAAGCAGACCGCCCCCAGTCGCCTTTACTGGGCGGGGCGTCCAGCCATGCGCGTCGTCCAGGCGCTGCACTGGCTCAAAGACACATTGGCTTCGGAGCGTTTTTCTACGCTGGGCAAACTGGCCAGCTTGCTGGCTGATCCGGTCCACGGCGTGGCGCTCTGCCAGGATTTGCGTGAGGGTTTCCACATGCTGCCGGCGTGGATGCAAAGCCTGTTGCGTGAGATCCCCGGATGCGATCTGCAAGCTGCGTTGAGCACGGCAGGTCAAGCAGTGGCTGCCGTCACTTCGCTGCAGGAGGTCCGTTGA
- a CDS encoding nucleotidyl transferase AbiEii/AbiGii toxin family protein, giving the protein MNPAFQAVITATDAERRDLFLGAATRLGTAVQNVEKDFWVCWTLDALFNGLAAGGPRLLFKGGTSLSKAFGLISRFSEDIDITVFRTDLGQEVEVAELRALSGKKRRARLEAIRDACQTYIAGPLSAQFTRLAASVIPEDRFRLELDPSDKDAQSLLFWYPSVTATTGDYIRSAIKIEAGAKSALDPHTAAFVAPYVTQDLPELDLNVTNVMTVKPERTFWDKIMILHGLRQWHDCRGELRHGGQRVSRHYYDVHQLLQAASAATWLTDYRLAIDCADHASMFFGSADLRLDLAAPGTFTLAPSQGMRDALERDYDAMAGMVFGDVPRFDAVLESAKRFEQSVNGAAMSLLATAGIRRS; this is encoded by the coding sequence TTGAATCCTGCATTTCAAGCTGTCATTACCGCCACCGATGCCGAACGGCGAGACTTGTTCCTCGGGGCCGCAACTCGCCTTGGTACCGCAGTACAGAATGTCGAAAAAGATTTCTGGGTCTGCTGGACGCTCGATGCCTTGTTCAACGGGCTGGCGGCGGGGGGACCCCGCCTGTTGTTCAAAGGCGGGACGTCGCTTTCCAAAGCTTTTGGCTTGATTTCCCGTTTTTCAGAAGATATTGACATCACGGTGTTTCGTACTGATTTGGGACAGGAAGTCGAGGTTGCTGAGTTGCGTGCACTGAGCGGAAAGAAACGCCGCGCCCGTCTCGAAGCAATTCGAGATGCTTGCCAGACCTATATCGCCGGACCTTTGAGCGCGCAGTTCACTCGCCTCGCTGCTTCGGTGATTCCTGAGGATCGCTTTCGCCTGGAGCTCGATCCTTCCGACAAGGACGCTCAGAGCCTGTTGTTCTGGTATCCCTCGGTTACGGCCACCACTGGCGATTACATTCGCTCCGCTATCAAGATTGAGGCGGGTGCCAAATCGGCGCTCGATCCGCATACCGCGGCCTTCGTCGCACCGTATGTCACACAGGACCTCCCCGAGCTGGATTTAAACGTGACGAATGTCATGACGGTGAAGCCCGAACGCACCTTCTGGGACAAGATCATGATCTTGCACGGCTTACGCCAGTGGCATGACTGTCGCGGTGAGCTAAGGCACGGCGGGCAACGCGTCTCACGTCATTACTATGATGTGCATCAATTGTTGCAGGCAGCGTCGGCGGCCACATGGCTGACCGATTACAGGCTGGCAATCGACTGTGCCGATCACGCGAGCATGTTTTTCGGCAGTGCGGATTTGAGGCTCGATCTTGCCGCGCCCGGTACGTTCACGCTGGCTCCCAGTCAAGGGATGCGAGATGCCCTTGAACGGGACTATGACGCAATGGCTGGGATGGTTTTCGGCGACGTTCCTCGATTTGATGCGGTGCTGGAGAGCGCGAAACGCTTCGAGCAAAGCGTCAATGGCGCTGCAATGAGCTTGCTGGCCACGGCAGGGATACGGCGCTCATGA
- a CDS encoding YidB family protein produces the protein MSLLDTLGSLLGKSPESGSKQALIATALEFVNNQPGGLNGLIQQFQEKGAGDIIKSWIGNGANLPIAASVLQNVLGQDTVSGLAAKAGMQPEQVTGLLSQVLPHVVNAATPNGEVPSEGKLNPSAILGALGGLGGLASLFGGKSDAEKKA, from the coding sequence ATGAGCCTACTCGACACCCTCGGTTCCCTGCTTGGCAAATCGCCTGAAAGCGGCAGCAAACAAGCCCTGATTGCTACCGCTCTTGAATTCGTAAATAACCAGCCGGGCGGCCTGAACGGCCTGATTCAGCAGTTTCAGGAAAAAGGCGCCGGCGACATCATCAAATCCTGGATCGGTAATGGTGCCAATTTGCCAATCGCCGCTAGCGTGCTGCAAAACGTACTCGGCCAGGACACCGTCAGTGGCCTCGCCGCCAAGGCAGGGATGCAGCCGGAACAAGTCACTGGCCTGCTCTCGCAAGTGCTGCCGCACGTGGTGAATGCGGCCACGCCGAATGGCGAAGTACCGAGTGAAGGCAAGCTCAATCCAAGCGCGATTCTCGGTGCGCTGGGCGGCCTGGGTGGTCTGGCTTCATTGTTCGGTGGCAAAAGCGACGCTGAGAAAAAAGCGTGA
- a CDS encoding ComEA family DNA-binding protein: MLKKLLLLCAALVLSMSAGLATAIEVNSADQAALESIKGIGPVHAKAIIDERNQHGPFKDADDLANRVKGIGSKSVTHLEAAGLTVNGSSAPPSGVKAAPAPAKAARKPAASAAATTAAESAAPAASTPAETAKSKKKTKKSSTAASDAATTATTSAAASDSSAKEPKKAKKAKKSKAASAAAASGV, translated from the coding sequence ATGCTGAAGAAGCTTTTGCTGTTATGCGCCGCGCTGGTTCTGTCAATGTCCGCCGGTTTAGCCACTGCCATCGAAGTCAACTCCGCCGATCAAGCCGCTCTCGAATCCATTAAAGGTATCGGTCCGGTTCACGCTAAAGCAATTATTGATGAGCGTAATCAGCATGGTCCATTTAAGGATGCTGATGATCTGGCCAATCGCGTCAAGGGTATTGGCTCGAAATCGGTGACCCATCTCGAAGCAGCCGGTTTGACGGTGAATGGTTCGTCAGCGCCCCCAAGTGGTGTTAAGGCAGCACCCGCACCAGCCAAAGCAGCACGCAAGCCAGCCGCGAGCGCCGCAGCCACAACCGCAGCAGAAAGCGCCGCACCAGCTGCCAGCACACCGGCTGAAACGGCCAAATCAAAGAAGAAAACTAAAAAGAGCTCAACAGCCGCCTCAGATGCTGCAACAACGGCAACAACCAGCGCCGCCGCATCAGACAGCAGCGCGAAAGAGCCTAAAAAAGCAAAAAAAGCCAAGAAGAGCAAAGCCGCATCGGCCGCCGCAGCATCAGGCGTCTGA
- a CDS encoding MATE family efflux transporter, producing MFSDIRKIIAMAWPVLIGQLAIIAFTVIDTAMVGRFSALDLAALGLGSSIYVSVYIGLTGILTALQPITAQLYGARRYQEIGEEVRQSFWLVLGLMTLGCVILYFPGPLLDIARAPDALRERTEAYLRILSFGLPASLVFRVYSSITNAIGRPRLVMILQIAALLIKFPLNTLLIFGGLGIPALGGPGCALATIAINWVLALVGLTLLTRLTVFQPFAIFSHFCWPVWQRQAAQLKLGIPLGLSYLIEVTSYTFMALFIARFGTTTLAGHQITGNIGAVLYMTPLSIGVAVSTLVAQALGAQRYDTAHTLARHGIMLACGLASFYGVIVLVLRPWIIAAYTPNAQVVAAAMPLVALVVFYHVFDALQVSTAFVLRAYKVAVVPTVIYAVALWGVGLGGGYVLGFNLTGLTPAWLAGAPGFWVANLLSLAIAGIGLLLYWRSVSARYQQDQQSMSAPA from the coding sequence ATGTTCAGCGATATCCGCAAAATCATCGCCATGGCCTGGCCGGTCCTGATCGGCCAGTTAGCCATCATCGCCTTCACCGTGATCGACACCGCAATGGTGGGCCGGTTTTCCGCGCTGGATCTGGCGGCACTAGGCCTTGGCTCGTCGATTTACGTCTCGGTCTATATCGGCCTGACTGGCATCCTGACCGCGCTGCAGCCCATTACGGCCCAGCTGTACGGCGCGCGCCGCTATCAGGAAATCGGCGAGGAGGTCCGGCAGTCGTTCTGGCTGGTACTCGGACTGATGACGCTAGGCTGCGTCATTCTTTACTTTCCGGGCCCACTGCTGGATATCGCGCGTGCGCCTGACGCGCTGCGCGAGCGCACAGAAGCTTATCTGCGGATCTTGTCGTTTGGCTTGCCCGCGAGCCTCGTATTTCGGGTCTATAGCTCGATCACCAACGCGATCGGCAGACCGCGCCTGGTCATGATTTTGCAAATCGCCGCATTGCTCATCAAGTTTCCGCTCAACACTTTGCTGATCTTTGGCGGCCTCGGGATTCCCGCGCTTGGTGGGCCTGGCTGCGCGCTCGCCACGATTGCGATTAACTGGGTGCTGGCGCTGGTGGGCCTCACGCTGCTAACCCGGCTGACAGTATTTCAGCCTTTCGCCATTTTTTCGCACTTTTGCTGGCCGGTCTGGCAGCGCCAGGCTGCGCAATTGAAGCTTGGTATTCCGCTAGGCCTGTCGTATCTGATCGAGGTCACCTCCTACACTTTCATGGCGCTGTTTATTGCGCGCTTTGGCACCACGACGCTTGCCGGGCATCAAATCACGGGCAATATCGGCGCTGTGCTGTATATGACCCCGCTGTCGATCGGCGTGGCGGTTTCGACCCTCGTCGCTCAGGCGCTTGGCGCACAACGCTATGACACTGCCCACACGCTGGCACGCCACGGGATCATGCTGGCCTGCGGGTTGGCGAGCTTCTATGGCGTGATTGTGCTGGTGCTGCGGCCATGGATCATCGCTGCCTACACGCCTAATGCCCAGGTGGTCGCCGCCGCTATGCCGCTGGTCGCGCTGGTGGTGTTCTATCACGTGTTCGACGCGTTACAGGTCAGCACCGCTTTCGTGCTGCGAGCCTACAAGGTCGCCGTGGTCCCTACCGTGATCTATGCTGTCGCGCTATGGGGCGTTGGGCTGGGCGGTGGCTACGTGCTCGGCTTCAATCTCACGGGGCTGACGCCCGCATGGCTTGCCGGTGCGCCTGGCTTCTGGGTCGCTAACCTGCTTAGCCTGGCCATTGCAGGCATAGGCTTGCTGCTGTACTGGCGTTCGGTCAGCGCGCGGTATCAGCAGGATCAGCAAAGCATGTCCGCACCGGCCTGA
- a CDS encoding ArnT family glycosyltransferase, with protein MRSVVRLTASATSALPRWLLLTICIVYASFGLFGRDPWKNEDAAGFGVMWTMANGNAHDWLLPNLVGKYITSDGPLGYWLGASAIRMLAPWVDPSNASRVFTGLLFCVACAFVWYSAYLLGRRAEVQPFKYAFGGEPEPRDYGRTLADGALLILLACFGLAERGHEATPLLAQFACISMLAYGLVRMMDRPLQGALLWGLALGLMMLASAPVLVGALLAGTLALQLFVREMRSRWLLLAGLPVALAVALVWPLAALAAFPDDAVWFLNQWMHDSVDAFSGPPGSVLRYALKNLPLFTWPAWPLAIWAWFSWAGLRRAPHIAVPLSVIAPLLLLIALQSHQANRLYMLLLPPLAVLATFALPTLKRGTINAIDWFALLSFTILGSFVWLVWLAGMTGFPQPLARNLARLAPGFTPEFKILSFVCAVAVTVCWFFLVRWRLARHPKVLWRSVVLSSAGTTLMWVLLMTLWLPVVNYSRTYKDVAEQVASHLPADYTCISPVRLGNAQIATFAYFGKMHFAFNEDCDVILRQDTQDFGEPSSMSDFVWKLVWEGRRVADRDERFRLYVRIDRPQPPLKRRAWRAKHNQAAARQQSAGNLPSTS; from the coding sequence ATGAGATCTGTCGTTCGCCTCACGGCTTCCGCGACCAGTGCGCTACCGCGCTGGCTGCTGCTGACCATCTGCATCGTCTACGCGTCATTTGGACTATTTGGCCGCGATCCCTGGAAAAACGAAGACGCAGCCGGCTTTGGCGTGATGTGGACCATGGCCAACGGCAACGCCCACGACTGGCTGCTACCCAATCTGGTCGGCAAATACATCACCAGCGATGGCCCGCTAGGCTACTGGCTTGGTGCCAGTGCGATCCGGATGCTGGCACCGTGGGTCGATCCCAGCAATGCGTCACGTGTCTTTACCGGTCTGCTGTTTTGCGTTGCCTGCGCATTTGTCTGGTACAGCGCCTATCTGCTCGGCCGGCGCGCCGAAGTTCAACCTTTCAAATATGCGTTCGGTGGCGAACCTGAGCCGCGCGACTACGGCCGCACGCTGGCCGATGGTGCGCTACTGATCTTGCTCGCGTGCTTTGGCCTCGCAGAACGGGGCCACGAAGCCACGCCACTTCTCGCCCAGTTTGCGTGCATCTCAATGCTGGCTTACGGGCTGGTGCGAATGATGGACCGCCCGCTGCAAGGCGCGCTGTTATGGGGTCTGGCGCTTGGGCTCATGATGCTGGCCAGCGCGCCAGTGCTGGTGGGTGCGCTACTCGCCGGAACGCTTGCCCTGCAGCTTTTCGTGCGCGAAATGCGTTCGCGCTGGCTCCTGCTGGCAGGCCTGCCTGTCGCGCTCGCGGTAGCGCTGGTCTGGCCACTGGCGGCGCTGGCGGCTTTCCCGGACGATGCCGTCTGGTTTCTCAACCAGTGGATGCACGATAGCGTGGATGCCTTTTCTGGCCCACCGGGTTCCGTACTCCGTTACGCGCTGAAAAATCTGCCGTTATTTACCTGGCCCGCCTGGCCGCTAGCCATTTGGGCCTGGTTTAGCTGGGCCGGACTGCGCCGCGCGCCGCATATCGCGGTGCCGCTCTCCGTGATCGCCCCGCTGCTGCTGCTGATTGCACTGCAAAGCCACCAGGCGAACCGGCTCTATATGCTGCTGCTGCCGCCGCTGGCCGTGCTCGCCACCTTCGCGTTGCCCACACTCAAGCGAGGCACGATCAACGCCATCGACTGGTTCGCGCTCTTGAGTTTCACCATTCTTGGCAGCTTTGTCTGGCTAGTCTGGCTGGCAGGCATGACGGGCTTTCCGCAACCACTGGCACGCAACCTTGCGCGCCTGGCACCGGGCTTCACGCCAGAATTCAAAATCCTGTCTTTTGTCTGCGCGGTGGCCGTCACCGTTTGCTGGTTCTTCCTCGTGCGGTGGCGTCTGGCGCGCCATCCGAAGGTGCTCTGGCGCAGTGTCGTTCTGTCCAGCGCGGGAACCACGTTGATGTGGGTGCTGCTAATGACGCTCTGGCTGCCCGTTGTCAACTACAGCCGAACTTACAAGGACGTTGCTGAACAGGTGGCCAGCCATCTGCCAGCGGACTACACCTGCATTTCGCCAGTGCGTCTGGGGAACGCGCAAATTGCCACGTTTGCCTATTTCGGCAAGATGCACTTCGCCTTCAATGAAGATTGCGATGTGATCTTGCGCCAGGATACGCAGGACTTTGGCGAACCGAGTTCGATGTCGGATTTTGTCTGGAAGCTGGTCTGGGAAGGCCGTCGCGTAGCAGACCGTGATGAGCGGTTTCGCCTCTATGTGCGGATCGACCGGCCTCAGCCACCACTCAAACGGCGTGCGTGGCGGGCGAAACATAACCAGGCAGCCGCAAGGCAGCAATCAGCTGGCAACCTGCCGTCAACTAGCTAA
- a CDS encoding type B 50S ribosomal protein L31 has translation MKEGIHPDYREVLFVDMSIDFRFITRSTIQTRETGEFEGKTYPLAKIEVSSESHPFYTGQQKVMDTAGRIEKFNKKFGARASGKATKAS, from the coding sequence ATGAAAGAAGGCATTCACCCGGATTACCGCGAAGTTTTGTTTGTCGATATGTCAATCGACTTCCGCTTTATTACACGCTCGACCATCCAGACGCGTGAAACCGGAGAATTCGAAGGCAAGACTTACCCGCTCGCCAAAATTGAAGTCTCGTCAGAATCGCATCCGTTCTACACCGGCCAGCAAAAGGTCATGGACACGGCAGGCCGTATCGAGAAGTTCAACAAGAAGTTCGGTGCCCGCGCATCAGGCAAGGCAACCAAGGCCAGCTAA
- a CDS encoding zinc-dependent peptidase, with protein MLSTLTRWLNAYRRAHPLHRRPLDEVLWCTALERLPFIAHLSAADLVRLRELTQLFLAQKRFSVAEGLDLTPEMEVAIAVQACLPILNLGLELYQGWVGIIIYPGEFMVRKTLEDETGVVHEIEHDASGEAWEGGPVVLSWEDVQMTDSGRAYNVVIHEFAHKIDMLNGEADGHPPLFRRWHAPLDTTAWAEVFDPAYVQFCAQVDAVAPHRWNQFEEASLIDPYAADHPAEFFAVCSEVLFVQPDAFHAQYPALYQLLADYYRQDPARAQI; from the coding sequence ATGCTTTCGACCCTCACTCGCTGGCTCAATGCCTACCGCCGTGCACACCCTTTGCACCGGCGGCCGCTTGACGAGGTGCTCTGGTGTACCGCGCTCGAACGCTTGCCGTTCATCGCCCACCTGAGCGCGGCTGATCTAGTCCGGCTGCGGGAGCTGACACAGCTATTTCTGGCGCAAAAACGCTTCTCCGTCGCTGAGGGACTGGATCTAACGCCAGAGATGGAAGTGGCCATTGCCGTCCAGGCTTGTTTGCCAATCCTGAATCTGGGCCTTGAGCTCTATCAAGGCTGGGTCGGCATCATCATTTATCCCGGCGAATTCATGGTACGCAAAACGCTCGAAGATGAAACGGGCGTGGTTCATGAAATCGAACACGATGCCAGCGGCGAAGCGTGGGAAGGTGGGCCGGTGGTGCTGTCGTGGGAGGACGTGCAGATGACGGACAGCGGCCGCGCCTATAACGTTGTGATTCACGAGTTCGCGCACAAGATCGACATGCTCAACGGTGAAGCTGACGGCCATCCGCCGCTCTTTCGCCGCTGGCATGCGCCGCTCGACACAACCGCGTGGGCTGAGGTTTTCGATCCGGCCTATGTCCAGTTCTGCGCTCAGGTCGATGCCGTTGCGCCGCATCGCTGGAATCAGTTCGAAGAAGCGTCGCTAATTGATCCCTATGCAGCCGATCATCCCGCTGAATTTTTCGCGGTGTGCAGCGAGGTGCTGTTTGTCCAGCCCGATGCGTTTCACGCGCAATATCCCGCGCTGTACCAGTTGCTGGCTGATTACTACCGCCAGGACCCGGCCCGGGCCCAGATATAA
- a CDS encoding MFS transporter encodes MSSASSRLPLLSGTKLRGDFFPWVLAIVTGLDYFDNAIFSFFASYIAGGVNASPDELVWSSSAYALAAVLGILQQQWWVERVGYRRYIAGCMLLYSIAAVATALCETSFQLMFARGLQGYFIGPMMGVCRILIQSSFTPQKRAGALRSFLLLIVTCSALAPLVGGVLVAHFTWRALFACTAPLGFLFALLALLTIPDSGNRPPAERGATHFWPYLLFAFAQGALQIVMQQVRFQTFSTSPSLILLTMIAITALAWFVWHQWHHPAPLMRLHALREKTFQVGLVLYMFYYFESTVFSYLISRFLEGGLGFPVENTGRLVGLTSLASASALFIYLRYAKLLSHKKRIIVPGFALAAFAAAWMTRMSPAVGQEALLVPLLLRGLLLLFIVLPVANLTFSIFAIEEFSHGYRLKNIVRQLTISFATASVIIVEQHRLALHQTRLVEFINPFNPAFQSTLATLTSSLTAAGHAGSEAHTLALIQISRMVAQQASFLASLDGFYFLIGIALCGGLFAWWQKQIN; translated from the coding sequence ATGAGTTCCGCATCATCTCGCCTGCCGCTATTGAGCGGCACAAAACTGCGTGGCGATTTTTTCCCATGGGTGCTCGCAATCGTCACCGGCCTCGATTATTTCGATAACGCGATCTTCTCGTTTTTCGCCAGCTACATTGCAGGCGGCGTCAATGCCTCGCCCGATGAACTAGTCTGGTCCTCCAGCGCCTATGCACTAGCCGCGGTACTCGGCATCCTGCAGCAACAATGGTGGGTCGAAAGGGTCGGCTACCGGCGTTATATCGCGGGCTGCATGCTGCTTTATTCCATCGCTGCAGTCGCCACCGCGCTATGCGAAACCTCATTTCAATTAATGTTTGCACGCGGTCTGCAAGGCTATTTCATCGGCCCGATGATGGGCGTGTGCCGGATTCTGATCCAGAGCAGCTTCACGCCGCAAAAGCGTGCTGGCGCGCTGCGGTCATTTCTACTTTTGATTGTTACCTGTAGCGCGCTGGCTCCGTTAGTGGGTGGCGTGCTCGTAGCGCATTTCACATGGCGCGCGTTATTTGCCTGCACCGCCCCTCTCGGTTTTCTGTTCGCCCTCCTCGCATTACTGACTATTCCCGATTCGGGCAACCGTCCGCCCGCCGAACGGGGCGCAACGCATTTCTGGCCTTATCTGTTATTCGCATTCGCCCAGGGTGCGCTGCAAATCGTGATGCAACAGGTCCGTTTTCAGACATTTAGCACCTCGCCCAGCCTGATCCTGCTCACAATGATCGCTATCACTGCGCTGGCATGGTTCGTCTGGCATCAATGGCATCATCCAGCGCCGCTGATGCGGCTGCATGCGCTGCGCGAAAAAACCTTTCAAGTCGGGCTCGTGCTTTACATGTTTTATTACTTTGAATCGACCGTTTTCAGCTATCTAATTTCGCGTTTTCTCGAAGGCGGGCTGGGCTTTCCGGTGGAAAACACTGGACGGCTCGTCGGCCTCACCTCACTAGCCTCGGCCAGCGCTCTTTTTATTTACCTGCGTTACGCCAAGTTGCTTTCGCACAAAAAGCGGATCATCGTGCCGGGCTTCGCGCTCGCCGCCTTTGCCGCAGCGTGGATGACGCGCATGTCGCCAGCTGTGGGGCAAGAAGCGCTGCTCGTACCGCTTCTGTTACGCGGACTCTTGCTGTTGTTCATCGTGCTGCCCGTCGCCAATCTAACTTTCAGCATTTTCGCAATTGAAGAATTCAGCCACGGCTACCGGCTCAAAAACATCGTGCGGCAGCTAACCATTTCATTTGCAACAGCATCGGTGATTATTGTCGAGCAGCATCGCCTGGCGCTGCATCAGACCCGGCTCGTCGAATTTATCAATCCGTTTAACCCGGCATTCCAGAGTACCCTCGCCACGCTGACCAGCAGTCTTACGGCGGCGGGCCATGCTGGCAGTGAGGCGCATACCCTGGCGCTGATACAGATCAGCCGGATGGTGGCGCAGCAAGCCAGCTTTCTCGCGTCGCTGGACGGTTTTTATTTCCTGATTGGCATCGCTCTGTGCGGTGGCCTATTTGCCTGGTGGCAAAAACAGATCAACTGA
- a CDS encoding MerR family transcriptional regulator, translating into MPQGTALLTVRDAAKTLGVTPRTLKYYEERGLISPSRSEGRYRLYDADDLERFARILRLRSLGFSLYGITEMLKRPMESGENGRNRFSAESLHAIHQALTHQVNTLDARIHAVQRELKDARKLKAELSHDLDYVSRRLAGENADALLEQRQQRQRQASPPATGKRKIS; encoded by the coding sequence ATGCCTCAAGGCACTGCCCTGCTTACCGTGCGCGATGCTGCCAAAACCTTAGGTGTCACGCCCCGGACCCTGAAGTATTACGAAGAACGCGGTTTGATTTCCCCCTCTCGCAGCGAAGGCCGTTACCGCCTGTACGACGCGGATGATCTCGAACGTTTTGCCCGTATTTTGCGGCTTCGCTCGCTGGGCTTTTCGTTGTACGGCATCACTGAAATGCTCAAGCGTCCAATGGAGTCTGGCGAAAACGGCCGTAACCGCTTTTCGGCCGAATCGCTGCACGCGATCCATCAGGCGCTGACCCATCAGGTCAATACGCTTGATGCCCGCATTCATGCCGTGCAACGTGAGCTAAAAGATGCCCGAAAACTCAAGGCTGAACTCAGCCACGATCTCGATTACGTGAGTCGCCGTCTAGCGGGTGAAAACGCCGATGCGCTGCTTGAACAACGACAACAACGACAACGCCAGGCAAGCCCCCCCGCCACCGGCAAACGCAAAATCTCATGA
- the rho gene encoding transcription termination factor Rho, whose translation MHLSELKTLHVSELIEMANGLEIESANRLRKQELMFAILKKRAKTGDTIFGDGTLEVLPDGFGFLRSPETSYLASTDDIYISPSQIRRFNLHTGDTIEGEVRTPKDGERYFALVKVDKVNGQPPEASKHKIMFENLTPLHPNKVMLLEREMRGEENVTGRIIDMIAPIGKGQRGLLVASPKSGKTVMLQHIAHAIKQNHPDIMLFVLLIDERPEEVTEMQRSVAGEVIASTFDEPAARHVQVAEMVIEKAKRLVEMKNDVVILLDSITRLARAYNTVVPASGKVLTGGVDANALQRPKRFFGAARNIEEGGSLTIIGTALIETGSRMDDVIYEEFKGTGNMEVHLERRLAEKRVYPSLNLNKSGTRREELLIKPDILQKIWVLRKFIHDMDEVEAMEFLLDKVRQTKNNAEFFDMMRRSG comes from the coding sequence ATGCATTTATCTGAGCTTAAAACGCTACACGTATCCGAATTGATCGAAATGGCTAATGGCCTCGAGATCGAAAGTGCGAACCGCCTGCGCAAGCAGGAACTGATGTTCGCTATTTTAAAAAAGCGCGCCAAAACAGGCGACACGATCTTCGGCGACGGCACGCTCGAGGTATTGCCAGACGGATTTGGTTTTCTACGTTCACCAGAAACCTCTTATCTCGCCAGCACGGACGACATTTACATCAGCCCGTCGCAAATTCGACGCTTTAATCTGCATACGGGCGACACCATCGAAGGTGAGGTTCGCACCCCAAAGGATGGCGAACGCTATTTCGCACTGGTCAAGGTCGACAAGGTAAACGGGCAGCCGCCTGAAGCCTCGAAACACAAGATCATGTTCGAAAATCTCACGCCGCTGCACCCGAACAAGGTGATGCTGCTTGAGCGTGAGATGCGCGGTGAGGAAAATGTCACCGGCCGGATCATCGACATGATCGCGCCAATCGGCAAAGGCCAGCGCGGCTTGCTGGTGGCTTCGCCGAAGTCCGGCAAAACGGTGATGCTTCAGCATATTGCTCACGCAATCAAACAAAATCATCCCGACATCATGCTGTTCGTGCTGCTTATCGACGAACGGCCGGAAGAAGTTACTGAAATGCAGCGCTCGGTCGCAGGCGAAGTGATCGCCTCCACCTTCGATGAGCCAGCGGCACGCCACGTGCAAGTGGCTGAAATGGTGATCGAAAAAGCCAAGCGCCTCGTTGAAATGAAAAACGACGTCGTGATTCTGCTTGATTCAATCACCCGCTTGGCGCGTGCTTACAACACGGTAGTACCAGCCTCCGGCAAGGTGCTGACAGGTGGTGTCGATGCCAATGCACTGCAACGGCCAAAACGCTTTTTCGGCGCGGCACGCAACATCGAAGAAGGCGGCTCGCTCACCATTATCGGCACGGCCCTGATCGAAACTGGCAGCCGCATGGACGACGTGATTTACGAAGAATTCAAGGGCACCGGCAATATGGAAGTGCACCTTGAACGCCGTCTTGCAGAAAAACGCGTCTATCCGTCGCTTAACCTGAACAAATCGGGCACGCGTCGTGAAGAGTTGCTTATCAAGCCCGATATCCTGCAGAAAATCTGGGTCCTACGTAAATTCATCCACGATATGGACGAAGTCGAAGCAATGGAATTCCTGCTCGACAAGGTTCGGCAGACCAAAAACAATGCGGAATTCTTCGACATGATGCGCCGCAGCGGCTAA